In Labrus bergylta chromosome 11, fLabBer1.1, whole genome shotgun sequence, one genomic interval encodes:
- the LOC109989286 gene encoding trace amine-associated receptor 1-like translates to MEPVLCYESINASCLKTIYPIPLRVTLYIIFGVTVILTVCGNLLVTFSVAYFKQLHTPTNYLILSLAMSDLLLGIIVMFPFMIQTVESCWYFGDFFFDRYYAVCQPLLYRRKISVKIVLIMILLSWSISVILGFGMIFLKLNILGVEEFYYNHVVCEGGCVLIHSGVSGTVSSVISFYLPGILMLCVYLKIYLVARRQFRSIQNAGCVKSVKKSNTSQTKATKTLAIIMGVFLSFWTPFFVCVIIDPYVGYSIPPEFFVTLAWLCYFNSTVNPMIYAFFYSWFRKAFKLITSGNVFKYDISETTLLPE, encoded by the exons ATGGAGCCAGTGCTCTGCTATGAGTCAATCAATGCTTCATGCCTGAAAACCATTTATCCCATCCCCCTACGTGTTACCCTCTACATCATTTTTGGGGTCACAGTCATTCTAACAGTGTGTGGAAACCTTTTGGTCACTTTCTCAGTGGCTTATTTTAAGCAGCTCCATACTCCAACAAATTACCTGATTTTGTCTCTGGCTATGTCTGACCTGCTTTTAGGGATAATAGTCATGTTCCCTTTTATGATTCAAACTGTTGAGTCTTGTTGGTATTTTGGTGACTTCTTCT TCGACCGATACTACGCTGTTTGCCAACCTCTGCtttacagaagaaaaatatCTGTTAAAATTGTTTTGATCATGATCCTGCTCAGTTGGAGTATTTCAGTTATTTTAGGGTTTGGAATGATTTTtctaaagttaaatattttgggTGTTGAAGAGTTTTATTATAACCATGTTGTATGTGAAGGAGGATGTGTTTTGATTCACAGTGGAGTGTCTGGTACTGTCTCATCAGTAATTTCCTTTTATTTGCCGGGGATATTAATGCTTTGTGTGTACCTAAAGATTTACCTTGTAGCACGTAGACAGTTTCGCAGCATTCagaatgcaggatgtgtgaAGTCagtaaaaaagtcaaacacaagTCAGACAAAAGCCACTAAAACCCTGGCTATCATAATGggggtttttctttctttttggactccattttttgtttgtgtcatcaTTGATCCCTATGTCGGTTACTCAATACCCCCTGAATTTTTTGTAACACTTGCATGGTTGTGCTACTTTAATTCTACTGTGAACCCTATGATTTATGCATTCTTTTATAGTTGGTTCAGAAAGGCTTTTAAATTAATAACCTCCGGTAACGTcttcaaatatgacatttctgagaCAACACTTTTACCTGaataa